The sequence AATATACCCAACACTGCGGCTCCAGCCAAACCCACCGAGAGCGGGAATTTGCGCTTGCGAGAAAGATGTTTTCCCCCCGGCGCTCCCGCTTGCATACCCAGCACAACATCGGGTCCCAGCCTCAATTGGCTGCCTGCCGCCAAGATCGTCGGCGCGCTGATGCGCTGCCCGTTGATGTAGGTGCCATTGCTTGAACCCAAATCTTCGATCACCCATTTGTCACCCTGCCAGGTCAGGCGGGCATGATAGCGGGAGACTTCAGCGTCGTCGATAACAATATCATTATCTTCCGCCCGCCCCAGGGTGAGCAGGTTCTTTTTCAGCGAGAATGCCTGCTGGGGTCGCGGCCCCTGGTGCATAACCAGGTAAGGTGTTTTTGTGGGTTGATTAGCCATGCTTTGCCCTCCGGAGCTTTCAAAATGAGGTAGGCCAGGTGAGATGCGTTTACAAAGTGCATCCCACCTGATTGCATTTAGTTTACTCGTTATCCATCGCAGCCTGTATAACTATAGGATGAAGTGCCCGACTGGCGTTGGTTGCCCAGGCTATCGCTGGCAACGATATAGTATTCAACCGTACCCATTGGCGTGCTCATGCCATCGTCTACCGAGACACCGATTTCAGACTGCCAATACTCCGTTGAGAGTTCGCTCATCCAGACAGAGTTCCAGCCTTCGCCATTTCTATTATAGTAGAACTGTGCCCAACTTACACCAGATTCATCGCTGATACCGGCCTCTCCGTAGAACTGGCAGCTCTCCCAGACCAGATTTTTCCAGTTGATGCTTGGCCCGGTTGTGTCAGATGGGGGCGCTTCATAGACATCTACGCTTGTCCAATGGTCGGTGGTGGAGTTGTCCATTTCGATCACTTGCAGGTGGTAGGTATAGCTCGCCGAGGGGCATTCTGAATCGCTGCCACTGGCGTTCACCGAATTGCCTTCAAGATAGATCGCCTGGAAATCCCCGTAGACGTTCCAGTTCAATGTGGTGCATTCGCCAGCGTTGATATAGGGCGGCGCGGCCCAGAATTCGGCTGAAGATTCGCTATAAGCTGTCGGGGTGGGCGATTTATACGCAGTTGGAGTTGGCGTGGGGGATTTGTATGCGGTTGGGGTGGGTGTTTTCGATGCCGCGGGTGTTGGCGTCCAGGTGGGTTCATCGGGGGCCAGGGTGATAACGGGCAGCGTAGCCGTTGGTGTATTTGTCGGCTCCATCTGTTCAGCTGCCTCGACCTCCGGTGTATTGCAGGTTACAACACAGAAGCGCAGGGATGTCGGTGTGCCGCCCGCAGATGCTGTAATTAGATACTCGCCCTCGCCAGGCGGCAGCCAAAGCAGGTCGGCGCGCACCAGGGTGGAGTCATTCACCAGGGGCGTAAGTTCACCCACGGGGATAGCCTCCCCACCCACGGTTACAATCATGCTTCCCACTCCATCGGGGCTGGCAGCATACACCGTAACGGGGATGCTCCCCATCGTGAAGATGGCTCCCTCCGCGGGGTATTCAATCCAGGTATTGGGGCCGCTGGCGAGATCGGCCAGGGCATCCGGTGATTGGGTTTCCAATTCGCAGGCGCTGAGTGTCAAAGCACACAAGCACATCAGCAGGGTAACAACCAGGGCATTTATGTTTCCAGATTTCATTGCATACTTCCTTATCATGGCTTTTTATAAACTATCGTTCAATACACTGTAAACAAAGAAAATTCCATTTTTAGGCTCAGGCCTCCGAAGTCTTCGCGCAGCATTTCGAACGAAGTGAAGAAGCAGGAAGGCTCTTCGCGATCTGAACAGGCTCGCTGGAGACTTCGGAGGTCTTTTGTGAAAATTCAAATCACTTTGTTTACGATGTATTCAATCAAGGCACCTGAGGATTAAAGCTGGTTTTTCGATATCCATATTTGTCGGTTGTAACATCCACATAAAGCGACATACTTTGGAACACATTGGTATTGAAGTTATAGAAGACTCTCGAAAATTTTGCCTTGTTACCGTTCGGGATGAGGTCAAACGAAGCTACGCCGGTTGCAGGATTGAGAGAAACAAGCTTATACGTACCTGACGTTACCTTTGCGGCTACATCGGCTTCAAAATAGTCAAAAGTGCCATTGCTATAGAAGATGATACGGTCATTGCAGATGACGGTTGGACACATTACATCTCCCTGACCTTTATTATAGAAAAGCCACATGAGTTTGAACTCATTCGCTGGCTGCCCAGCGGTCAATAATTTTCGCAGGAGCGCTTCATTGGCATTTGGGGGCGGAGCTTTGGGGTCAAAAATATGGATGGCTTGCGAAGTGCCCGCAAACACGGGCGAAACGGGGCCATTCCCTGATATCGTTGGTTTTGCCTGCCCCTGTGCCCAGGTGCCATAAAAAGCCTGATAGGTGTAATTTTCATCATAAAACTCGCTGACTTGTAAGGAGCCATTGGCCGGGATCACCATCGCTGATTGGCTGATGGGGTTCTCCACCACATTATTGCTCTTGCGGGTGAAGTTTAGCCCAACAATCGTGTAGGGGGTCTTGTTATAGACTGTAATTGAGCAGCCCGTATCCCCGCAGCCTGGCCCATATTTTGCCTGTTGCGGCGGTTGACCCTGCTGCCCTCCTCCGCTGCCGACTTGCACTGTGACTTTGCAGCCGCCATCCGCGGATTGGACAATATAATCCTGGTTTACGCCTGCCCAAGAGCCACCGGCGGGCGCTTTAATCAGTAAATCAGTACTTTTACAGGTTCCGCCGATATAGAACCCAAGTTGCAACGCGTCGCCGGTTTTGACTTGCAGGGTGATGGGTGTGTTGCCCGGTTGCACGCCTGCCTGAGGACTGAAATCAATCTGGCCGAGATTATGCTTGCCAGAGAATAGATGCACCTCACTGGCAGATGTATGGAAGAAGTAATTGGCCCAAAGGTCAATCGTGGCGTTGCGGGGCTGCGGCATATTTTGGCCGCTAATTTCAATATCCTTGAAAGTGACGGTTACTTTTTCGTCCCAATTGTAGGTGAGACAATCTTCGGGGTTTTTTATTGGCACCCGTTGCGATTCGCCGCCCTGCCCAAAAGCGCTGACGGAATGCGAACAGGCACAGCCTTGCGGCAGTTTCTGGGGGTCGAAGGCCATGCCTCCGGCCCGCTTCACCACGACATGCGGCCACTCGATGGTTGTTTTGTGTCCGGGGCAATAATACTGGCTATACACGTGAAAACCGCTGACATATTGATTCCGGGCATTATTATCCGGATAATCCCAAAATAGATCGTGAAAATCTTTATTCACTGACACGCGCACGTTTGTGGGCGCAGGGATCACGGCGCTGGGCGGCGCTTGCGGCGCATTCCAAAGATAGGGTTCCAGCCAAAGCTTATATTGGAACGTAAAACCTTGGCCTTTCCCTTGATAGATCTGGTCTGTATTCCCACTGGTGAGGTCAGCGTACGCGTGCGTTGCTGCGAAAAACCCCAATTTATCAGGCGGCTTGTTGGCTTGCGCGCCGCTGGCCGCTACTTTGATGATAAGGTTCTGCCCCACCTGGGTTTCGGGTAACCAGGTCTCTAGCCGGTATTTGTCGGAACCAAAATTGCCCAGTGGGATGCTGCTACCCTGCCCGCGCGGCAAGCGGAAGACAGCATACGGGGCTATGATCGGTTCAATAAATCCTTCGGCGTAGCCCGGAGCGTTGAAGGCTACCGGCTGGAAAATCAGGCGCATTAGTGTAGGCAAAGGCTGGCAGGCCGGAGTAGACGGAACATCTACAATCACCGGGCGGCTGGTCGCATAATCGACAATTTTGCCCCCCTGAGACTGCCGCGCCACGACTTCGTATTCGTACTTGCCAGACCCAGGCAGCTTGTCTACGTATTCGGTTATATTAGCTGCCAAAACGTCAACATTCAAACCAAACGCGGCGCCTGGTGCGCGTCGTTGTATATCGTAATGGGTTTCGATGGTGGTGTTATCTTTCCAGGTAATTTTGAC comes from Chloroflexota bacterium and encodes:
- a CDS encoding FHA domain-containing protein, producing MTNPPQTPPVLVMAQGPWPNHTFPLNKHILTIGRMDDNDIVIDDPGVSRYHARLTRSEGKWILEDLGSSNGTFINGQRIRVPTYLAADSQIGLGPDVLLGVQRGTPAAARPRQKAPRKKSKLPVVGGVLGLGLAGLILLGVLAVAGYFYFSPTARLPFGLSQTTEENIFSNGPGVVIQQPQPYTQINTGDSLLFSATAVDDSGVIRIDLWVDDQMVLSQSSPDANGITPLSLNYPLVATAEGTYTLVARAYNKQGLMGESLAHSVNVIAGESTASTQKLGQYVVQAGDTLESIARRAGTTVDAILAVNPGIVNGQITPGQVILIPLPKAPPMGAAPQPQPVSGQAGGQAGGQAGGQQGVQQRNGAAPANPSTSVSVKSATVNPSPVYYGQHCTTFATVLRATAKVEPLADISKVILAYAYIDSAGVRTQDIELEMKLTGGEYKADVNVGKEAEAHLAQAGGKLELRVEAYDKNNKLSYSPIYTAAVTYCPPQAGGINLPGFVPAAFPDLGNLRGPGQNGLPGVVVNPAPGAVGNPNPRMAAPDPVQVTVAGDCQVKITWKDNTTIETHYDIQRRAPGAAFGLNVDVLAANITEYVDKLPGSGKYEYEVVARQSQGGKIVDYATSRPVIVDVPSTPACQPLPTLMRLIFQPVAFNAPGYAEGFIEPIIAPYAVFRLPRGQGSSIPLGNFGSDKYRLETWLPETQVGQNLIIKVAASGAQANKPPDKLGFFAATHAYADLTSGNTDQIYQGKGQGFTFQYKLWLEPYLWNAPQAPPSAVIPAPTNVRVSVNKDFHDLFWDYPDNNARNQYVSGFHVYSQYYCPGHKTTIEWPHVVVKRAGGMAFDPQKLPQGCACSHSVSAFGQGGESQRVPIKNPEDCLTYNWDEKVTVTFKDIEISGQNMPQPRNATIDLWANYFFHTSASEVHLFSGKHNLGQIDFSPQAGVQPGNTPITLQVKTGDALQLGFYIGGTCKSTDLLIKAPAGGSWAGVNQDYIVQSADGGCKVTVQVGSGGGQQGQPPQQAKYGPGCGDTGCSITVYNKTPYTIVGLNFTRKSNNVVENPISQSAMVIPANGSLQVSEFYDENYTYQAFYGTWAQGQAKPTISGNGPVSPVFAGTSQAIHIFDPKAPPPNANEALLRKLLTAGQPANEFKLMWLFYNKGQGDVMCPTVICNDRIIFYSNGTFDYFEADVAAKVTSGTYKLVSLNPATGVASFDLIPNGNKAKFSRVFYNFNTNVFQSMSLYVDVTTDKYGYRKTSFNPQVP